The following nucleotide sequence is from Bacteroidota bacterium.
TCGGATTCGTTTTCGGATTGCTGAGCAACGACCTGATTTCGCCGAGCTCGGTCAAGCTGACATCGGTGGCAAGAACAAAGTAATCGTAGATCAGGCTGTCGGGGATGGAAAGGGTTTTGCCGAAAATCTCTTTGGCCGGTTCGTTGATGCCAATAAAATTGTCAAGCGACTTGCTCATCTTCTCAACCCCGTCCGTGCCGGGAAGGATCGGTAACGTCACAGCGACTTGCGGGTGCAATCCGTACTCACGCTGAATATCTCTGCCGACAAGAAGATTGAACTTCTGGTCGGTTCCGCCCAACTCAATATCCGCGGCAACCGCAACAGAGTCCATTGCCTGTGCGAGGGGGTAGAGGAACTCGTGAACACTAATCGGCTCTTGAGCTTTGAACCGCTTTTCAAATTCGTCTCGTTCCAGCATTCTCGCCACGGTATATTTGCTTGCCAGCGAAATAACATCGGCGAAGCTCATCTTGCCGAGCCACTCGGAGTTGTAGAGCATCTGCACCTTCTTGGTGGAGAGAATTTTCATTGCCTGCTCGAAGTAGCTCTGTCCATTCTTGCGCGTCTCTTCAAGGGTCAATGTCGGACGCGTTTTGTTCCGTCCCGATGGATCGCCAATCATTCCCGTAAAATCGCCGACAATCAGAATTGCCTGATGCCCGATATCCTGAAAATGGCGGAGTTTTCGAAGCACCACCGAATGCCCGAGATGCAAATCCGGCCGGCTCGGGTCACAACCGAGTTTTACTCTGAGCGGAACTTGTGTCTTGAGAGAGTGTTCGATTTTCTGGACGAGAGCTTCTTCAGGGATTACCTCGGCGGCACCGCGCCGGATGATATCCATCTGTTCATTGAGGGGGGGAAAAGACACTATAGGTTACCTTGCATACTTTCTTCGTAAATCACGCTTTACTTCACGTTCGGCAATATCTGCACGCTTGTCGTACGATTTCTTTCCTTGCGCAACGCCGATAAGGACTTTTGCCACATTGTTCTTGAAATACACTTTCAGGGGGACGAGTGTAAGCCCCTTTTGCTGCATTTTTGCGACAAGTTTTCGAATTTCACTCTTGTGGAACAAGAGCTTTCGTGTTCGCACAGGATCAACATTGGAATAGCTTCCCTGTTCATAAGGGGAAATGTGCATGCCAAAAAGCCACATCTCCCCGTTTTTGAGACTTGCGTAGCCGTCGGTGAGGTTGGCTTTTCCCTGTCGCAGCGATTTTACTTCTGTTCCTTTGAGTACAAGACCTGCTTCGTAGGTGTCGAGAATGGTATAGTCGTGTCGGGCTTTGCGATTTGTGGTGACGAGTTTTTCCTCTTCCGGTTCTGCCATCTCGTTCCGAAAAAATGTGTGCATAGTATATCAAAATTGAGTAGGAAAATCAATGCACAGTCGGCACGAGGTCCCGTAAAAATACCACGGATGGGGTATTGAGCAGGAAGCCCTCAATGCTAAATTTGTTACCAACAGAGGCAAGCAATAATTCCCTGCATGGTCCGCATCGCAAGGGGGATGAGCATATTCAAACCACTAAAAGGGGGAACCCATGAAGCAACTCAAATTTCTGACTATTCTTTCTGCAACATTTCTTTTCATAGTTGCAGGGTGCAAGAAGGATGAAGGCAATCCGGCAGGGCCTGGAACCACAACGCCGACACAACCGGCAGCACCCACTCCGACGTCGTATAACGGCACGTCGCCCACCAATGTGATGGCGGTTGTTCGGACAAGCACGCAGCAAACGGTTCCTGTTCTCGGGACAATTACCGTTGACGCAAATGCCGCCACGGCAGTGTTTGGAAGTCCGGGAACGGACAAAGGCAACGTCACCGTCACTGTCGGCGGGTCTGCTACGCAACTCGGAAAGTTGACTGTAAGCGGAGCCGTGTCGTACATTTTCCCCGATCCGGCCAACCCGACGGCTATTCTCACACTGGGTGGCAGTGCTCAAGCGGTAACCTTTGCCGTGGCAAATTATGCGCTTTCGCCCAACGGTACGGTCGCAGTCCCGGGACAGTTGACGCTGACGGCACCGGCTGTCAATGCGAGCGTGCCTCGCAACGCCACGCTGAATGTAACATGGACAGTCAGCGGCGGTGCAGGTTCCCGACATGCGATTTTCATTGCTGATGCACAGGGACACACACTTTTCAAGGATGGCGTTGCCAACGGTTCGGGTTCATTCTCGGCAGCCGAACTTGCGGGCTTCAGTGCGGGCACGGCTTGGGTGTATGCGCTGACCTACAATTTCAACCTTGTGAATTCGAATGATGCGGTGATCGTCGGCGAGGCGGTTGCCATTAACCAGATTACGTTGCAATAGTCGGTTATCAGAAGAATTCCAGCAAACCTCATCGTAGCGGAGGGGAGGGGTCAACCGTCGGACCAGCGGGTGATGTTCCTCCCTTTTCTTCGATGGGGTTTTAGCGTGCTCCGCGTGACACAATT
It contains:
- a CDS encoding tyrosine--tRNA ligase; the protein is MDIIRRGAAEVIPEEALVQKIEHSLKTQVPLRVKLGCDPSRPDLHLGHSVVLRKLRHFQDIGHQAILIVGDFTGMIGDPSGRNKTRPTLTLEETRKNGQSYFEQAMKILSTKKVQMLYNSEWLGKMSFADVISLASKYTVARMLERDEFEKRFKAQEPISVHEFLYPLAQAMDSVAVAADIELGGTDQKFNLLVGRDIQREYGLHPQVAVTLPILPGTDGVEKMSKSLDNFIGINEPAKEIFGKTLSIPDSLIYDYFVLATDVSLTELGEIRSLLSNPKTNPRDVKRRLARTLVAMYHSEEAAQNAQEEFDRIFVKKDVPDEIHEATIQTENGSVGILKLLTDTKLVASNGEARRMIEQGGVSIDGVRIDSDKAVVTIRTGVIVKVGKRKFLKVIKAE
- the smpB gene encoding SsrA-binding protein SmpB, with product MAEPEEEKLVTTNRKARHDYTILDTYEAGLVLKGTEVKSLRQGKANLTDGYASLKNGEMWLFGMHISPYEQGSYSNVDPVRTRKLLFHKSEIRKLVAKMQQKGLTLVPLKVYFKNNVAKVLIGVAQGKKSYDKRADIAEREVKRDLRRKYAR